In Nymphaea colorata isolate Beijing-Zhang1983 chromosome 3, ASM883128v2, whole genome shotgun sequence, a genomic segment contains:
- the LOC116249541 gene encoding ethylene-responsive transcription factor ERF010-like isoform X1 — MKDGPPSSPEDATTEAAGDEDGGGGTPPARPPANPYRGVRMRKWGTWVAEIREPRKKGRIWLGSYASPVAAARAYDTASLCLRGPAARLNFPRLAGSIEIRQDMSVEDVRRKAAEVGARVDAFEAGLRSLREGLFQGFRRAHFGPDLDLIESRDLQTGVPDLPSRCLIAPRRANGSDSFPHSATKLPRMLRHTPPNFSSKFCGSSDHRSFLVQFMAQNSRVRHPLTLS, encoded by the exons ATGAAGGACGGTCCGCCATCTTCCCCGGAAGACGCTACGACAGAAGCAGCCGGAGACGAGGACGGCGGCGGAGGGACTCCACCGGCCAGGCCGCCAGCTAACCCCTACCGTGGTGTCCGGATGCGCAAGTGGGGAACCTGGGTGGCGGAGATCCGGGAGCCGAGGAAAAAAGGCCGGATCTGGCTCGGTTCCTACGCGTCTCCTGTAGCAGCGGCGCGGGCGTATGACACAGCCAGCCTCTGCCTCCGCGGCCCCGCCGCCCGCCTCAACTTCCCTCGCCTCGCCGGATCCATCGAGATCCGCCAGGATATGTCCGTCGAGGACGTCCGCCGGAAGGCCGCCGAGGTTGGGGCGAGGGTCGACGCTTTCGAGGCCGGCCTCCGATCTCTCCGGGAGGGGCTGTTCCAGGGGTTCAGGAGAGCTCACTTCGGACCAGACTTGGATCTGATAGAGAGCCGTGATCTCCAGACAGGCGTACCGGATCTTCCGAGTCG ATGTCTAATCGCGCCACGGAGAGCCAATGGTTCGGACTCGTTCCCACACTCGGCAACCAAATTGCCTCGAATGCTACGGCATACGCCACCGAATTTCTCCTCCAAGTTTTGCGGATCCTCTGACCACCGAAGCTTCCTGGTCCAGTTCATGGCTCAAAACTCAAGAGTTCGTCATCCATTAACTTTGTCATAG
- the LOC116249541 gene encoding ethylene-responsive transcription factor ERF008-like isoform X4, with translation MKDGPPSSPEDATTEAAGDEDGGGGTPPARPPANPYRGVRMRKWGTWVAEIREPRKKGRIWLGSYASPVAAARAYDTASLCLRGPAARLNFPRLAGSIEIRQDMSVEDVRRKAAEVGARVDAFEAGLRSLREGLFQGFRRAHFGPDLDLIESRDLQTGVPDLPSRRGTLESSSYINNSSSSF, from the exons ATGAAGGACGGTCCGCCATCTTCCCCGGAAGACGCTACGACAGAAGCAGCCGGAGACGAGGACGGCGGCGGAGGGACTCCACCGGCCAGGCCGCCAGCTAACCCCTACCGTGGTGTCCGGATGCGCAAGTGGGGAACCTGGGTGGCGGAGATCCGGGAGCCGAGGAAAAAAGGCCGGATCTGGCTCGGTTCCTACGCGTCTCCTGTAGCAGCGGCGCGGGCGTATGACACAGCCAGCCTCTGCCTCCGCGGCCCCGCCGCCCGCCTCAACTTCCCTCGCCTCGCCGGATCCATCGAGATCCGCCAGGATATGTCCGTCGAGGACGTCCGCCGGAAGGCCGCCGAGGTTGGGGCGAGGGTCGACGCTTTCGAGGCCGGCCTCCGATCTCTCCGGGAGGGGCTGTTCCAGGGGTTCAGGAGAGCTCACTTCGGACCAGACTTGGATCTGATAGAGAGCCGTGATCTCCAGACAGGCGTACCGGATCTTCCGAGTCG GCGAGGCACCCTTGAAAGTTCAAGCTATATCAACAactcttcatcttccttttga
- the LOC116251486 gene encoding sialyltransferase-like protein 2 isoform X1, with the protein MRTLKYCLLIATSAGFFATLIYISGVSTFDQKFALSDADIQALGSLQRDFEKCVSANGLGLRALKKDHCQVVMQFPHDTLPKWRDPKSGELEGLSYEFNLCEALATWEQVRNSTTILTKEFIDNFPNGWEEYAWRRINKGILLNKCENKTLCMEKLALVLPDIPPFIPRQFGRCAVIGNSGDLLQTSFGEEIDGYDAVVRENGAPIENYTKYVGNKRTFRLLNRGSAKALDKVAELDGTGKEVLIIKTTIHDVMSKMIREVPIQNPVYLMLGASFGSSAKGTGLKALEFALSVCDSVDMYGFTVDPGYKEWTRYFSESRQGHTPLQGRAYYQMMECLGLVKIHSPMRADFNRVVHWVPSRDAVYAARIASEKMLGNWGAGTGDPLASCSIIGRSSKRATVSGLRRPAAEHQKFVKGATLYPLEHKDGHGMLCLIPEVTDLVITDT; encoded by the exons ATGAGGACGTTGAAGTACTGTCTCCTCATCGCCACATCCGCCGGGTTTTTCGCGACTCTCATTTACATCTCCGGCGTCTCAACGTTCG ATCAGAAGTTTGCACTCTCGGATGCGGACATCCAGGCACTCGGATCTCTCCAGCGTGATTTCGAGAAGTGTGTT AGTGCAAATGGACTAGGGTTGCGAGCTCTAAAAAAGGACCATTGCCAAGTCGTTATGCAATTTCCTCATGATACTTTGCCCAAGTGG agagaTCCCAAATCCGGAGAGCTTGAAGGTTTATCATATGAGTTCAACCTTTGTGAAGCGTTAGCAACATGGGAACAG GTGCGCAATAGCACCACTATACTCACCAAGGAATTTATTGACAATTTTCCAAATGGATGGGAGGAGTATGCATGGCGCCGAATCAACAAAGGAATCCTTTT AaacaaatgtgaaaataaaacattatgCATGGAAAAGTTGGCCCTGGTGCTTCCAGATATACCACCTTTTATACCCCGGCAGTTTGGCCGTTGTGCTGTTATTGGTAACTCAGGTGATCTACTTCAGACAAGTTTTGGAGAAGAGATTGATGGTTATGATGCTGTTGTTCGTGAGAATGGAGCTCCAATCGAG AATTATACAAAATATGTAGGCAATAAAAGAACATTTCGACTTCTGAACCGTGGATCAGCGAAGGCACTTGACAAAGTTGCAGAATTAGATG GGACTGGGAAGGAAGTTTTGATCATTAAAACTACAATCCATGATGTCATGAGTAAAATGATTCGG GAGGTTCCTATTCAAAATCCTGTGTATTTGATGTTGGGTGCTTCGTTTGGTTCATCTGCTAAAGGAACGGGTCTTAAAGCACTGGAATTCGCTCTTTCTGTATGCGATTCTGTGGACATGTATGGTTTTACGGTTGATCCAGGATATAAGGAGTG GACTAGATACTTTTCGGAGTCCAGACAAGGGCATACTCCATTACAGGGAAGAGCTTACTATCAAATGATGGAGTGCCTAGGA CTTGTTAAAATTCACTCTCCAATGAGGGCAGACTTCAACCGTGTAGTTCATTGGGTTCCTAGCCGAGATGCAGTTTATGCTGCAAGAATCGCTTCAGAGAAAATGTTGGG GAATTGGGGAGCCGGCACAGGGGATCCCCTTGCTTCATGTTCAATCATCGGAAGGTCCAGCAAGAGGGCGACAGTTTCTGGATTGAGACGGCCAGCAGCGGAGCATCAGAAGTTTGTGAAAGGCGCAACATTGTACCCATTGGAACACAAAGATGGACATGGGATGCTTTGCTTGATTCCCGAAGTCACTGACCTTGTTATTACTGATACGTAG
- the LOC116251217 gene encoding uncharacterized protein LOC116251217, with protein MGGVDGVGGGGGFMEFHEELCSALLPIRVVRRDGEARSACQRVQDEAKMVMEEEEECVTPKSEANELKPALACPPPPRKSRPAKRKPDSARVFFFVPHDLESVFIPRDFPLKKIRAG; from the coding sequence atGGGTGGTGTCGACGgagtaggaggaggaggaggcttCATGGAGTTCCACGAGGAATTGTGTAGTGCTCTTCTTCCTATCAGAGTCGTCCGTAGAGATGGGGAGGCGAGATCCGCCTGCCAGAGGGTTCAAGATGAAGCGAAGATGgtgatggaggaggaggaagagtgCGTGACGCCCAAATCGGAGGCGAACGAGCTCAAACCGGCGCTCGCATGCCCTCCTCCGCCGAGGAAGAGCCGGCCAGCCAAGAGGAAACCAGATAGTGCTCGAGTTTTCTTCTTCGTTCCCCATGATCTGGAGTCCGTGTTCATCCCTCGCGACTTCCCTTTGAAGAAAATCAGGGCGGGATGA
- the LOC116251486 gene encoding sialyltransferase-like protein 2 isoform X2, protein MQFPHDTLPKWRDPKSGELEGLSYEFNLCEALATWEQVRNSTTILTKEFIDNFPNGWEEYAWRRINKGILLNKCENKTLCMEKLALVLPDIPPFIPRQFGRCAVIGNSGDLLQTSFGEEIDGYDAVVRENGAPIENYTKYVGNKRTFRLLNRGSAKALDKVAELDGTGKEVLIIKTTIHDVMSKMIREVPIQNPVYLMLGASFGSSAKGTGLKALEFALSVCDSVDMYGFTVDPGYKEWTRYFSESRQGHTPLQGRAYYQMMECLGLVKIHSPMRADFNRVVHWVPSRDAVYAARIASEKMLGNWGAGTGDPLASCSIIGRSSKRATVSGLRRPAAEHQKFVKGATLYPLEHKDGHGMLCLIPEVTDLVITDT, encoded by the exons ATGCAATTTCCTCATGATACTTTGCCCAAGTGG agagaTCCCAAATCCGGAGAGCTTGAAGGTTTATCATATGAGTTCAACCTTTGTGAAGCGTTAGCAACATGGGAACAG GTGCGCAATAGCACCACTATACTCACCAAGGAATTTATTGACAATTTTCCAAATGGATGGGAGGAGTATGCATGGCGCCGAATCAACAAAGGAATCCTTTT AaacaaatgtgaaaataaaacattatgCATGGAAAAGTTGGCCCTGGTGCTTCCAGATATACCACCTTTTATACCCCGGCAGTTTGGCCGTTGTGCTGTTATTGGTAACTCAGGTGATCTACTTCAGACAAGTTTTGGAGAAGAGATTGATGGTTATGATGCTGTTGTTCGTGAGAATGGAGCTCCAATCGAG AATTATACAAAATATGTAGGCAATAAAAGAACATTTCGACTTCTGAACCGTGGATCAGCGAAGGCACTTGACAAAGTTGCAGAATTAGATG GGACTGGGAAGGAAGTTTTGATCATTAAAACTACAATCCATGATGTCATGAGTAAAATGATTCGG GAGGTTCCTATTCAAAATCCTGTGTATTTGATGTTGGGTGCTTCGTTTGGTTCATCTGCTAAAGGAACGGGTCTTAAAGCACTGGAATTCGCTCTTTCTGTATGCGATTCTGTGGACATGTATGGTTTTACGGTTGATCCAGGATATAAGGAGTG GACTAGATACTTTTCGGAGTCCAGACAAGGGCATACTCCATTACAGGGAAGAGCTTACTATCAAATGATGGAGTGCCTAGGA CTTGTTAAAATTCACTCTCCAATGAGGGCAGACTTCAACCGTGTAGTTCATTGGGTTCCTAGCCGAGATGCAGTTTATGCTGCAAGAATCGCTTCAGAGAAAATGTTGGG GAATTGGGGAGCCGGCACAGGGGATCCCCTTGCTTCATGTTCAATCATCGGAAGGTCCAGCAAGAGGGCGACAGTTTCTGGATTGAGACGGCCAGCAGCGGAGCATCAGAAGTTTGTGAAAGGCGCAACATTGTACCCATTGGAACACAAAGATGGACATGGGATGCTTTGCTTGATTCCCGAAGTCACTGACCTTGTTATTACTGATACGTAG
- the LOC116249541 gene encoding ethylene-responsive transcription factor ERF010-like isoform X2, which translates to MKDGPPSSPEDATTEAAGDEDGGGGTPPARPPANPYRGVRMRKWGTWVAEIREPRKKGRIWLGSYASPVAAARAYDTASLCLRGPAARLNFPRLAGSIEIRQDMSVEDVRRKAAEVGARVDAFEAGLRSLREGLFQGFRRAHFGPDLDLIESRDLQTGVPDLPSRFFKTVVVKNYCTKHYHGRHRSIKGKSYMD; encoded by the exons ATGAAGGACGGTCCGCCATCTTCCCCGGAAGACGCTACGACAGAAGCAGCCGGAGACGAGGACGGCGGCGGAGGGACTCCACCGGCCAGGCCGCCAGCTAACCCCTACCGTGGTGTCCGGATGCGCAAGTGGGGAACCTGGGTGGCGGAGATCCGGGAGCCGAGGAAAAAAGGCCGGATCTGGCTCGGTTCCTACGCGTCTCCTGTAGCAGCGGCGCGGGCGTATGACACAGCCAGCCTCTGCCTCCGCGGCCCCGCCGCCCGCCTCAACTTCCCTCGCCTCGCCGGATCCATCGAGATCCGCCAGGATATGTCCGTCGAGGACGTCCGCCGGAAGGCCGCCGAGGTTGGGGCGAGGGTCGACGCTTTCGAGGCCGGCCTCCGATCTCTCCGGGAGGGGCTGTTCCAGGGGTTCAGGAGAGCTCACTTCGGACCAGACTTGGATCTGATAGAGAGCCGTGATCTCCAGACAGGCGTACCGGATCTTCCGAGTCG ATTTTTTAAAACTGTTGTTGTGAAGAATTATTGTACAAAACATTACCATGGAAGACATCGGTCCATCAAGGGAAAATCTTACATGGACTGA
- the LOC116249541 gene encoding ethylene-responsive transcription factor ERF010-like isoform X3: MKDGPPSSPEDATTEAAGDEDGGGGTPPARPPANPYRGVRMRKWGTWVAEIREPRKKGRIWLGSYASPVAAARAYDTASLCLRGPAARLNFPRLAGSIEIRQDMSVEDVRRKAAEVGARVDAFEAGLRSLREGLFQGFRRAHFGPDLDLIESRDLQTGVPDLPSRSASPPPSQSTVFSSSLVA; the protein is encoded by the exons ATGAAGGACGGTCCGCCATCTTCCCCGGAAGACGCTACGACAGAAGCAGCCGGAGACGAGGACGGCGGCGGAGGGACTCCACCGGCCAGGCCGCCAGCTAACCCCTACCGTGGTGTCCGGATGCGCAAGTGGGGAACCTGGGTGGCGGAGATCCGGGAGCCGAGGAAAAAAGGCCGGATCTGGCTCGGTTCCTACGCGTCTCCTGTAGCAGCGGCGCGGGCGTATGACACAGCCAGCCTCTGCCTCCGCGGCCCCGCCGCCCGCCTCAACTTCCCTCGCCTCGCCGGATCCATCGAGATCCGCCAGGATATGTCCGTCGAGGACGTCCGCCGGAAGGCCGCCGAGGTTGGGGCGAGGGTCGACGCTTTCGAGGCCGGCCTCCGATCTCTCCGGGAGGGGCTGTTCCAGGGGTTCAGGAGAGCTCACTTCGGACCAGACTTGGATCTGATAGAGAGCCGTGATCTCCAGACAGGCGTACCGGATCTTCCGAGTCG GTctgcttctcctcctccctcgcagtCGACggtcttctcctcctctctcgtTGCATAG